Proteins found in one Quercus robur chromosome 2, dhQueRobu3.1, whole genome shotgun sequence genomic segment:
- the LOC126712436 gene encoding uncharacterized protein LOC126712436, translating into MSRCYPYPPPGFVRNEAVLIESIKLQNKTEKDKTESKKEKKREKKEKKEKRKARKENEKLSDIGDVKTAIKLNDKKYDQSVQSKAESCGGNLQKPIEDETEQLERSGLTEEHGQAVCSPNVSYLSDSTQKSNKRKRETSPSSDISSHGTILRLRLPLKKHKELDASRSNKQLCSTSGRVDSPAQQKNGSTPAQQKNGIVDVRSQEKDRSINSTKNILAKELTHGPKKVVPGPVLRKIETTPNPEKVVPGSVPMKIETKPKPEKVLPRKIETTPNPEKVVPGPVPMKIETKPKPEKVLPRKIETTPNPEKVVPGPVPKKIETKPKPEKVVPRKIETTAGPVPMKIERTPNPEKVVPAPVPMKIERTPNPEKEVPCTVPRRTELTSHEKKIQRKESAYKTLFENWVLPPPHYQGDDFGDEDWLLGKKQADTNGSKILKAGNDVSSCRCPTSWPHAHYLPEAEIHALPYTIPF; encoded by the exons ATGTCTCGGTGTTACCCTTACCCACCACCAGGGTTTGTGAGGAACGAGGCGGTGTTGATCGAATCGATTAAG CTCCAAAATAAAACGGAGAAGGACAAAACAGAAtctaagaaagagaagaagagggagaagaaggaaaagaaggaaaaaaggaaagcaCGGAAAGAGAATGAGAAACTCTCCGATATTGGTGATGTCAAAACAGCAATAAAGCTCAATGATAAGAAGTATGACCAATCAGTGCAAAGTAAAGCAGAGTCATGTGGTGGCAATCTTCAAAAGCCAATTGAAGATGAGACTGAGCAACTGGAAAGAAGTGGCCTTACTGAAGAACATGGGCAGGCAGTCTGTTCTCCAAATGTTAGCTACTTATCTGACAGCACTCAGAAAAGCAACAAGAGGAAGAGGGAAACCTCACCATCTAGTGACATCTCCAGTCATG GAACCATTCTTCGGTTACGGTTGCCATTGAAAAAGCACAAAGAACTTGATGCATCGCGAAGCAACAAGCAGCTGTGCTCTACTTCTGGAAGGGTAGATTCTCCTGCTCAACAGAAGAATGGATCTACCCCTGCTCAACAGAAGAATGGAATTGTTGATGTACGGAGTCAAGAAAAGGACCGTTCTATCAATTCAACTAAAAATATACTTGCCAAGGAGCTTACTCATGGGCCAAAAAAGGTAGTGCCCGGCCCTGTGCTAAGGAAGATTGAAACAAcaccaaacccagaaaaagtAGTGCCCGGCTCTGTGCCAATGAAGAttgaaacaaaaccaaaaccagaAAAAGTTTTGCCAAGGAAGATTGAAACAAcaccaaacccagaaaaagtAGTGCCTGGCCCTGTGCCAATGAAGAttgaaacaaaaccaaaaccagaAAAAGTTTTGCCAAGGAAGATTGAAACAAcaccaaacccagaaaaagtAGTGCCTGGCCCTGTACCAAAGAAGAttgaaacaaaaccaaaaccagaAAAAGTTGTGCCAAGGAAGATTGAGACAACGGCTGGCCCTGTGCCAATGAAGATTGAAAGAACGCCAAACCCAGAAAAAGTAGTGCCGGCCCCTGTGCCAATGAAGATTGAAAGAACGCCAAACCCAGAAAAAGAAGTGCCCTGCACAGTGCCAAGGAGGACTGAACTAACATCACATGAAAAAAAGATTCAGAGGAAGGAATCAGCGTATAAAACTTTATTTGAGAACTGGGTTCTGCCTCCGCCTCATTACCAGGGAGATGATTTTGGtgatgaagattggctccttggGAAGAAGCAGGCAGATACAAATGGGTCTAAAATATTGAAAGCTGGGAATGATGTTTCGAGTTGCAGATGTCCCACTTCGTGGCCACATGCCCATTACTTACCCGAGGCTGAAATACATGCGTTACCTTACACAATtccattttga